The Catenuloplanes niger genome includes a window with the following:
- a CDS encoding MFS transporter: MTAAVVTTRRERTGWYFYDWAMSAFSTTVITVFLGPFLTSVTEVAAGCELGADTCDATVSPLGFPIAPGSFYPYLVSLSVLLTVFVLPVTGAIADRSRHKKTMLAGTAFLGAGATIAMAFVTGDRYLLGGALFVIGNVALGASVVVYNSFLPQLGGPDERDRISSRGWALGYLGGGLLLALNLVALTVFENPDDPRSTLDIARWCIVSAGVWWALFTLVPLIWLTERPSAEAAADRGGRGVLTDGFVQLGHTIRQMRAYPLTLFFLAAFLVYNDGIQTVISLASQYGTEELRLGQSTLIITILIVQFLAFGGALLLGRVAAVIGAWKTVLASLALWTFVILGAFWLPAEAPVPFMVLGACIGLVMGGSQALSRSLFSQLIPAGKEGEYYGFYEISDKGTSWLGPLLFGLVFQLTSSYRIGLISLLVFFVAGFALLLFVPVRRAIVAAGNTPPKLI; encoded by the coding sequence ATGACTGCTGCTGTGGTGACCACCCGCCGGGAACGCACCGGCTGGTACTTCTACGACTGGGCGATGTCCGCGTTCTCCACCACGGTGATCACCGTGTTCCTCGGCCCGTTCCTGACCAGCGTCACCGAGGTCGCGGCCGGCTGCGAGCTGGGCGCGGACACCTGCGACGCGACCGTCTCCCCGCTGGGTTTCCCGATCGCGCCCGGCTCGTTCTACCCGTACCTGGTGTCGCTGTCGGTGCTGTTGACCGTGTTCGTGCTGCCGGTCACCGGCGCGATCGCGGACCGCTCCCGGCACAAGAAGACGATGCTGGCCGGGACCGCGTTCCTCGGCGCCGGCGCGACGATCGCGATGGCGTTCGTGACCGGCGACCGATACCTGCTCGGCGGCGCCCTGTTCGTGATCGGCAACGTCGCGCTCGGCGCGTCCGTCGTCGTCTACAACTCGTTCCTGCCGCAGCTCGGCGGCCCGGACGAACGCGACCGGATCTCCAGCCGCGGCTGGGCGCTGGGCTACCTCGGCGGCGGCCTGCTGCTCGCGCTGAACCTGGTCGCGCTGACCGTGTTCGAGAACCCGGACGACCCGCGGTCGACGCTGGACATCGCGCGCTGGTGCATCGTGTCCGCCGGTGTCTGGTGGGCGCTGTTCACGCTCGTACCGCTGATCTGGCTCACCGAGCGCCCGTCCGCGGAGGCGGCCGCCGACCGGGGTGGGCGCGGCGTGCTGACCGACGGGTTCGTGCAGCTCGGCCACACGATCAGGCAGATGCGCGCGTACCCGCTGACGTTGTTCTTCCTGGCCGCGTTCCTCGTCTACAACGACGGCATCCAGACCGTGATCAGTCTCGCCAGCCAGTACGGCACCGAGGAGCTGCGCCTCGGCCAGTCCACGCTGATCATCACGATCCTGATCGTGCAGTTCCTCGCGTTCGGCGGCGCGCTGCTGCTCGGCCGGGTCGCGGCCGTGATCGGCGCGTGGAAGACCGTGCTGGCCAGCCTGGCGCTGTGGACGTTCGTCATCCTCGGCGCGTTCTGGCTGCCGGCCGAGGCCCCGGTGCCGTTCATGGTGCTCGGCGCGTGCATCGGCCTGGTGATGGGCGGCAGCCAGGCGCTGTCGCGGTCGCTGTTCTCGCAGCTGATCCCGGCCGGCAAGGAGGGCGAGTACTACGGCTTCTACGAGATCAGTGACAAGGGCACGTCGTGGCTCGGGCCGCTGCTGTTCGGCCTGGTCTTCCAGCTGACCAGCAGCTACCGGATCGGCCTGATCAGCCTGCTGGTCTTCTTCGTCGCCGGCTTCGCGCTGCTGCTGTTCGTCCCGGTCCGGCGCGCCATCGTCGCCGCGGGCAACACCCCGCCGAAGCTGATCTGA
- a CDS encoding glycerophosphodiester phosphodiesterase — MDHPYLDTPRPIAFAHRGGAADGPENTAESFARAVALGYRYVETDVHTTADGIPVIFHDPDLRRLTGRPERVTELTWADLSTVRVAGAAAVPRLDEVLDAWPHVRFNIDVKADGAEEPTVRVIESVVAQDRVLLAGFSDARLTRIRALAPRIATSMGMRTVAKLRVASLTGRRLRLPASVVAAQVPVRYGRLPVVDTRFVRAAHAQGLQVHVWTIDDPAQMHALLDLGVDGIMTDRLDVLRDVYTQRGVWPA, encoded by the coding sequence GTGGATCACCCGTACCTGGACACGCCGCGGCCGATCGCGTTCGCTCATCGCGGCGGTGCCGCGGACGGCCCGGAGAACACGGCCGAGTCGTTCGCCCGTGCGGTCGCGCTCGGCTACCGGTACGTGGAGACCGACGTGCACACCACCGCGGACGGCATCCCGGTGATCTTCCACGACCCGGACCTGCGGCGGCTCACCGGCCGACCGGAACGGGTGACGGAGCTGACCTGGGCGGACCTGTCGACGGTCCGGGTCGCGGGCGCGGCCGCCGTACCCCGGCTGGACGAGGTCCTGGACGCGTGGCCGCACGTGCGGTTCAACATCGACGTCAAGGCCGACGGCGCCGAGGAACCCACCGTCCGGGTGATCGAGTCCGTGGTCGCGCAGGACCGGGTGCTGCTGGCCGGCTTCTCCGACGCGCGGCTGACCCGCATCCGCGCGCTCGCGCCGCGGATCGCCACGTCGATGGGCATGCGGACGGTCGCGAAGCTGCGGGTCGCGTCCCTGACCGGCCGGCGGCTGCGGCTGCCCGCGTCGGTCGTGGCCGCGCAGGTCCCGGTCCGGTACGGGCGGCTGCCGGTCGTCGACACCCGGTTCGTGCGGGCCGCGCACGCGCAGGGCTTGCAGGTCCACGTGTGGACCATCGATGATCCCGCGCAGATGCACGCGCTGCTCGACCTCGGCGTGGACGGCATCATGACCGACCGTCTCGACGTGCTCCGGGACGTCTACACCCAGCGCGGCGTCTGGCCCGCCTGA
- a CDS encoding Hsp70 family protein, whose product MRVLAIDFGTSNTVAVVRANNGPARALVFDSSPLLPSCVYLDGNGQIRTGRDAERSALHDPSRFEPNPKRRIDDGAVLLGGGEVPVAQLIAAVLRRVGEEAARHLGGAPDELRMTHPAQWGERRRAALFEAARLAGLPQPRLIAEPVAAASYYTAVLGAHLAPGRALAIYDLGGGTFDAAVVRHAGPAGFEVLAQRGLHDLGGLDFDQLLVDHLGRAYGAGANPLWQGLIAPRDAAQRRQRTLLYDDVRGAKESLSRANSADVHVPSMDISAHVTREEFDGLLRPHLGRTVDTLLETVAAARLAPTHLAGVFLVGGSSRIPLVASLLHNRLGVAPTTLEQPETVVAEGAAYHGGPAPTPAQRPAPVSVPPYRPVATSGGPAYPTSGPPQMQPPPPVMHQAPPPPMHQQPVMHPPMMAKGPIAPPRPPVMTGPKRVWYKDPRWIWAIALINIIWILCCVCVYVLPESETDGGPGSTPTPYTTY is encoded by the coding sequence ATGCGCGTCCTGGCGATCGATTTCGGCACCTCCAACACCGTGGCCGTGGTGCGGGCGAACAACGGCCCGGCACGCGCACTGGTCTTCGACTCCTCGCCGCTGCTGCCGTCGTGCGTCTACCTGGACGGCAACGGCCAGATCCGGACCGGCCGGGACGCGGAACGGTCCGCGCTGCACGACCCGTCCCGGTTCGAACCGAACCCGAAACGCCGCATCGACGACGGCGCGGTCCTGCTCGGCGGCGGTGAGGTCCCGGTCGCCCAGCTGATCGCCGCCGTGCTGCGCCGCGTCGGTGAGGAAGCCGCCCGGCACCTCGGCGGCGCACCCGACGAGCTGCGCATGACGCACCCCGCGCAGTGGGGCGAACGGCGCCGGGCCGCGCTGTTCGAGGCCGCCCGCCTGGCCGGGCTGCCGCAGCCGCGGCTGATCGCCGAACCGGTCGCGGCCGCCTCCTACTACACCGCGGTCCTCGGCGCGCACCTGGCACCCGGCCGCGCGCTGGCCATCTACGACCTCGGCGGTGGCACGTTCGACGCGGCCGTGGTCCGGCACGCCGGCCCGGCCGGGTTCGAGGTCCTCGCCCAGCGCGGCCTGCACGACCTCGGCGGTCTCGACTTCGACCAGCTGCTCGTCGACCACCTCGGCCGCGCGTACGGCGCCGGCGCGAACCCGCTCTGGCAGGGCCTGATCGCGCCCCGCGACGCGGCCCAGCGCCGGCAGCGCACGCTGCTCTACGACGACGTGCGCGGCGCGAAGGAGTCGCTGTCGCGGGCCAACAGCGCGGACGTGCACGTGCCGTCGATGGACATCTCCGCGCACGTCACCCGCGAGGAGTTCGACGGGCTGCTGCGCCCGCACCTGGGCCGCACCGTCGACACGCTGCTGGAGACCGTCGCGGCCGCCCGGCTCGCCCCCACCCACCTGGCCGGGGTGTTCCTGGTCGGCGGCTCGTCGCGGATCCCGCTGGTCGCCAGCCTGCTGCACAACCGGCTCGGGGTCGCACCGACCACGCTGGAACAGCCGGAGACCGTCGTCGCCGAGGGCGCCGCCTACCACGGCGGGCCCGCGCCCACACCCGCGCAGCGGCCCGCGCCGGTGTCCGTGCCGCCGTACCGGCCGGTCGCCACGTCCGGTGGGCCGGCCTACCCGACGTCCGGGCCGCCGCAGATGCAGCCGCCCCCGCCGGTCATGCACCAGGCCCCGCCGCCGCCGATGCACCAGCAGCCGGTGATGCACCCGCCGATGATGGCCAAGGGCCCGATCGCGCCGCCGCGGCCGCCGGTGATGACCGGCCCGAAACGCGTCTGGTACAAGGACCCGCGCTGGATCTGGGCGATCGCGCTGATCAACATCATCTGGATCCTGTGCTGCGTGTGCGTGTACGTGCTCCCGGAGTCCGAGACCGACGGGGGCCCCGGCTCCACCCCGACGCCGTACACCACATACTGA
- a CDS encoding LD-carboxypeptidase, whose product MRIRPGARVAVLSPSFAAPGVFPHVHERAMRVLRDRLGLIPVEYPTTRRTGASAAARAADLTAAWTDPSIAAIMATIGGNDQITVLPHLDPAVFTSVPPTPFAGFSDNTNLLNWLWYHDIPALHGGSTQVHLARPGGPHPVSLGSLTHALFHGGDLEIAPVDTFAEDELDWAGPAPADGPAPTLPAPEWTWHRPDRVVTGRLWGGNLEILAWTLAVSRFVKPASAYDGCVLLVETSQETPSATEVFRTLRNMGERGLLARFPAIIVGLAKATSLSHPRPPAVRDTYRREQREAVLQAVGTYAPDACVVFDVPVGHTDPQYVLPYGGPVTVDGPGRRLIAHF is encoded by the coding sequence ATGCGGATCCGGCCGGGCGCGCGCGTGGCGGTGCTGTCCCCGTCGTTCGCCGCGCCCGGCGTGTTCCCGCACGTCCACGAGCGCGCCATGCGCGTGCTGCGCGACCGGCTCGGCCTGATCCCGGTGGAGTACCCGACGACCCGGCGGACCGGTGCCTCCGCCGCGGCCCGCGCCGCGGACCTGACCGCCGCGTGGACCGACCCGTCGATCGCCGCGATCATGGCGACGATCGGCGGGAACGACCAGATCACCGTGCTGCCGCACCTGGACCCGGCGGTGTTCACGTCGGTGCCGCCGACACCGTTCGCCGGCTTCAGCGACAACACCAACCTGCTCAACTGGCTGTGGTACCACGACATCCCGGCGCTGCACGGCGGGTCGACGCAGGTCCACCTCGCCCGGCCCGGCGGCCCGCACCCGGTCTCGCTCGGCTCGCTGACGCACGCGCTGTTCCACGGCGGCGACCTGGAGATCGCACCGGTGGACACGTTCGCCGAGGACGAACTCGACTGGGCCGGCCCGGCACCCGCGGACGGCCCCGCACCCACCCTCCCCGCACCGGAGTGGACCTGGCACCGCCCGGACCGGGTCGTCACCGGCCGGCTGTGGGGCGGCAACCTGGAGATCCTCGCCTGGACGCTGGCCGTGTCCCGGTTCGTCAAGCCCGCGTCCGCGTACGACGGATGTGTGCTGCTGGTGGAGACCTCGCAGGAGACACCGTCCGCGACCGAGGTCTTCCGGACCCTGCGCAACATGGGCGAACGCGGCCTGCTGGCCCGCTTCCCGGCGATCATCGTCGGGCTGGCCAAGGCGACCAGCCTCAGCCACCCCCGGCCACCCGCCGTGCGCGACACCTACCGCCGGGAGCAGCGCGAGGCGGTCCTGCAGGCGGTCGGCACGTACGCGCCGGACGCCTGCGTGGTCTTCGACGTGCCGGTCGGGCACACCGACCCGCAGTACGTGCTCCCGTACGGCGGCCCGGTCACGGTCGACGGCCCCGGTCGGCGGCTGATCGCGCACTTCTGA
- a CDS encoding NAD-dependent epimerase/dehydratase family protein: MRVVVTGAAGLVGTAAAEALDKAGWAVRGTDRTPGRWVDVVGDLRDPQVRADAVRDTDALVHVAALHAPHVGTVTDAEFWAVNVDATAALLGDAARAGVRRLVYISSTSVYGHALVAQGTAVWVDEELTPKPRDVYDDTTLAAERLIASGPIPAIALRIARCFPERPHVLAGHLLHRAVGVGDVADAIVLAAGQTAVTGAYNIAGPYPFTPGDCRDLFRDAPTLITQRVPRVAAAFRERGWRLPASIDRVYDSRAAARALGYRPRFTALDFLS; encoded by the coding sequence ATGCGGGTGGTGGTCACGGGGGCGGCGGGCCTGGTCGGCACGGCGGCGGCGGAAGCACTGGACAAGGCCGGCTGGGCGGTGCGCGGCACCGACCGCACCCCCGGCCGGTGGGTCGACGTCGTCGGTGACCTGCGCGACCCGCAGGTCCGCGCGGACGCGGTCCGTGACACCGACGCGCTCGTGCACGTCGCCGCGCTGCACGCACCCCACGTCGGCACCGTCACCGACGCCGAGTTCTGGGCCGTCAACGTCGACGCGACCGCCGCGCTGCTCGGCGACGCCGCCCGCGCCGGCGTGCGCCGCCTCGTCTACATCAGCTCCACCAGCGTGTACGGGCACGCGCTCGTCGCGCAGGGCACCGCCGTCTGGGTCGACGAGGAACTCACCCCGAAACCCCGCGACGTGTACGACGACACCACACTCGCCGCGGAACGCCTCATCGCGTCCGGCCCGATCCCGGCGATCGCGCTGCGGATCGCCCGCTGCTTCCCGGAACGCCCGCACGTGCTCGCCGGTCACCTGCTGCACCGCGCGGTCGGCGTCGGTGACGTCGCCGACGCGATCGTCCTCGCCGCCGGCCAGACCGCGGTCACCGGCGCCTACAACATCGCCGGCCCGTACCCGTTCACCCCCGGCGACTGCCGCGACCTGTTCCGCGACGCACCCACGCTGATCACGCAGCGGGTGCCCCGGGTCGCGGCCGCGTTCCGCGAACGCGGCTGGCGGCTGCCGGCCAGCATCGACCGCGTCTACGACTCCCGGGCCGCCGCCCGCGCGCTCGGCTACCGGCCCCGCTTCACCGCCCTCGACTTCCTCAGCTGA
- a CDS encoding GntR family transcriptional regulator — MRIVIEDGGDVPPYAQIRDQVAGLARDGDLAAGTRLPAVRALAEQLGLAVNTVARAYRELEQAGLVETRGRHGTVITARAAGASTEALRLAGQYATATRALGVPPEQALDLVRAALGLRADTTPTRGRP, encoded by the coding sequence GTGCGGATTGTGATCGAGGATGGCGGGGACGTGCCGCCGTACGCGCAGATCAGGGACCAGGTCGCGGGCCTGGCCCGGGACGGTGACCTGGCGGCCGGGACACGGCTGCCGGCCGTGCGGGCGCTCGCCGAGCAGCTCGGGCTGGCGGTGAACACGGTCGCCCGCGCCTACCGGGAGCTGGAACAGGCCGGGCTGGTCGAGACCCGCGGACGGCACGGGACCGTGATCACCGCCCGGGCCGCCGGGGCGTCCACCGAGGCGCTGCGGCTCGCCGGGCAGTACGCGACGGCGACGCGGGCGCTCGGCGTACCACCGGAACAAGCTCTTGATCTGGTCAGGGCCGCGTTGGGCCTGCGGGCGGACACCACGCCCACGCGCGGGCGGCCATAG
- a CDS encoding glyoxalase — MSDERIEANETVVPLLACTDIDATLEFWPAMGFTVTYRQTKPYLYLAFEWSGFALHYGRAAAGTEAGGGCLVMVDTVAAYHAAFTAAMRDRYGKVLAAGQPRISRFRPGASRFTITDPSGNSIVFIQRDEPVSVEYGGATHLTGLARVLDNARILRDFKNDDLAAFRALNSGLRRHGDSATTLERATALAALVELSTALGEPGKAGEWGERLAGITLTGDERRQVRDTVADPALLDPWL; from the coding sequence ATGAGCGACGAGCGGATCGAGGCCAACGAGACCGTGGTGCCGCTGCTGGCGTGCACCGACATCGACGCGACGCTGGAGTTCTGGCCGGCGATGGGTTTCACCGTCACCTACCGGCAGACGAAACCGTACCTGTACCTGGCGTTCGAGTGGAGCGGGTTCGCGCTGCACTACGGGCGCGCCGCCGCGGGAACCGAGGCGGGCGGCGGCTGCCTCGTCATGGTCGATACCGTCGCCGCCTACCACGCCGCGTTCACCGCGGCGATGCGCGACCGCTACGGGAAGGTCCTCGCGGCCGGGCAGCCGCGGATCAGCCGGTTCCGGCCCGGCGCGTCCCGGTTCACGATCACCGACCCGTCCGGGAACTCGATCGTGTTCATCCAGCGCGACGAACCGGTGTCGGTCGAGTACGGCGGGGCCACACACCTCACCGGGCTCGCCCGGGTGCTGGACAACGCCCGGATCCTGCGCGACTTCAAGAACGACGACCTGGCCGCGTTCCGGGCGCTGAACTCCGGGCTGCGCCGGCACGGCGACAGCGCCACCACGCTGGAACGCGCGACGGCGCTGGCCGCCCTGGTCGAGCTGTCGACCGCGCTCGGCGAACCCGGCAAGGCCGGCGAGTGGGGCGAACGGCTCGCCGGGATCACCCTGACCGGCGACGAGAGACGTCAGGTCCGTGACACCGTCGCCGACCCGGCGCTGCTCGACCCGTGGCTGTGA
- a CDS encoding FAD-dependent oxidoreductase, with protein sequence MEFHDVIVVGAGPNGLMAAAELALAGVRPLVLERDHAPREEMRANGMVGQIVRLLDRRGLLSRLTGDAAPPRPADHFMFAAFPMPFHRLPDNPVHTVLVPQRRVEQVLAERAAELGVRVVRGRAVTALSQDADGVTVTTADGTVHACSWLIGADGGRSTVRKLAGIGFPGITHDRTVSRSVHVRLAPDALDPDTRALRVPGFGEIPPFLHTRLDRGMVSFAPFPDGRVMVNVSEVGADAGPSPDGGPPMTAEEFRAAFTRVVGVPGPFPEVTPVRRLTGGNTRLADRYRAGRVFLVGDAAHVHSAIGGNGLNLGLQDAVNLSWKVAAAVHGWAPPALLDTYESERRPAGARVTMQTTAQGVLVGPGPEITALRTLVGELLQDPPALARIAALISGADVAYPHTTRWAPDLTVDGRPLSEFTGTGRPLLIDTTPDRRHARVAAGWAGRVTVVAGAGDASMLIRPDGYVAWEDGDGLGAALTRWFGEPVHSHGSSSAGSATVSRT encoded by the coding sequence ATGGAATTTCACGATGTGATCGTCGTCGGGGCGGGGCCCAACGGCCTGATGGCCGCCGCGGAGCTCGCTCTCGCCGGCGTCCGCCCGCTGGTCCTGGAGCGCGACCACGCCCCGCGGGAGGAGATGCGCGCGAACGGCATGGTCGGCCAGATCGTGCGGCTGCTCGACCGGCGTGGCCTGCTGTCCCGGCTGACCGGTGACGCCGCTCCCCCGCGCCCGGCCGATCACTTCATGTTCGCGGCCTTCCCGATGCCGTTCCACCGGCTGCCGGACAACCCGGTCCACACCGTCCTGGTGCCGCAGCGCCGGGTCGAGCAGGTGCTCGCGGAGCGCGCCGCCGAGCTGGGGGTGCGGGTCGTGCGCGGTCGTGCCGTGACGGCCCTGTCCCAGGACGCGGACGGTGTCACGGTCACCACGGCCGACGGTACGGTCCACGCCTGCTCGTGGCTGATCGGCGCGGACGGTGGCCGCAGCACGGTGCGGAAGCTGGCCGGGATCGGGTTTCCCGGGATCACCCACGACCGCACGGTCAGCCGTTCCGTCCATGTCCGCCTGGCCCCGGACGCGCTCGACCCGGACACGCGCGCGCTGCGGGTCCCCGGGTTCGGTGAGATCCCGCCGTTCCTGCACACCCGGCTGGACCGCGGCATGGTGTCGTTCGCCCCGTTCCCCGACGGCCGGGTGATGGTCAACGTCTCCGAGGTCGGCGCCGACGCCGGCCCGTCACCGGACGGCGGGCCGCCGATGACGGCGGAGGAGTTCCGGGCCGCGTTCACGCGCGTCGTCGGCGTGCCCGGCCCGTTCCCGGAGGTCACGCCGGTGCGGCGGCTGACCGGCGGGAACACCCGGCTGGCCGACCGCTACCGGGCGGGCCGGGTGTTCCTGGTCGGTGACGCCGCGCACGTGCACTCCGCGATCGGCGGCAACGGCCTGAACCTGGGTCTGCAGGACGCGGTCAACCTGTCCTGGAAGGTCGCCGCCGCGGTGCACGGCTGGGCGCCGCCCGCGCTGCTCGACACGTACGAGTCGGAGCGCCGCCCGGCCGGTGCCCGGGTCACCATGCAGACCACGGCCCAGGGCGTCCTGGTCGGTCCCGGCCCGGAGATCACCGCGTTGCGGACGCTGGTCGGTGAGCTGCTGCAGGATCCGCCCGCGCTCGCCCGGATCGCGGCGCTGATCTCCGGTGCCGACGTCGCCTACCCGCACACCACCCGCTGGGCCCCGGACCTGACCGTCGACGGCCGCCCGCTGTCGGAGTTCACCGGCACCGGCCGCCCGCTGCTGATCGACACGACGCCGGACCGGCGGCATGCCCGCGTCGCGGCCGGGTGGGCCGGGCGGGTCACGGTCGTCGCCGGCGCCGGTGACGCCAGCATGCTGATCCGCCCGGACGGCTACGTGGCCTGGGAGGACGGCGACGGTCTCGGGGCGGCGCTGACCCGCTGGTTCGGCGAGCCGGTTCACAGCCACGGGTCGAGCAGCGCCGGGTCGGCGACGGTGTCACGGACCTGA
- a CDS encoding acyl-CoA-like ligand-binding transcription factor — MGLREQKKQATRAALSWAAVRLIVERGAENVLVEDIAAAAGVSPRTFNNYFSSKGEAVAARHLDRHLQFAADLRARPAGEPLWTAITAAALAQTAPGPEVIAQPQHPDPAEWAAGIRAMMASPGLRAEMLRAGVRAEAEIAAAVAARTGTDPSRDLYPNLVAGAVTAAHNAAQQQFVARDAAQSMTDLLREALSLLAAGLPEPARKP; from the coding sequence ATGGGGTTGCGGGAGCAGAAGAAGCAGGCGACCCGGGCCGCGCTGAGCTGGGCCGCGGTCCGGCTGATCGTGGAGCGTGGCGCGGAGAACGTGCTGGTGGAGGACATCGCGGCCGCGGCCGGGGTGTCACCGCGCACGTTCAACAACTACTTCTCCAGCAAGGGTGAGGCGGTCGCGGCGCGGCACCTCGACCGTCATCTCCAGTTCGCGGCGGACCTGCGGGCCCGCCCGGCCGGCGAGCCGCTGTGGACGGCGATCACGGCCGCGGCCCTGGCGCAGACCGCGCCGGGCCCGGAGGTGATCGCGCAACCGCAGCACCCCGATCCGGCGGAGTGGGCGGCCGGCATCCGGGCGATGATGGCGTCACCCGGTCTGCGGGCCGAGATGCTGCGCGCCGGCGTCCGGGCGGAGGCGGAGATCGCGGCCGCGGTCGCCGCGCGCACCGGCACGGACCCGTCCCGTGACCTCTATCCGAACCTGGTCGCGGGCGCGGTCACCGCGGCACACAACGCGGCACAGCAGCAGTTCGTCGCCCGTGACGCGGCGCAGTCCATGACGGACCTGCTGCGCGAGGCCCTGTCCCTGCTCGCGGCCGGTCTCCCGGAGCCGGCCCGGAAACCCTAG
- a CDS encoding GNAT family N-acetyltransferase, whose translation MVEWSVRAASDADLDALVELRAVVMRPDLERLGRFDERRVRQRLRDGFVAAHTRVIEVGGVPAGCVALRPAPDGYWLEHFYLDPRVQGAGVGTAVLRALLDRADRDGLPVRLTVLRGSAARRLYERHGFVFEKDDPPIDEIMVRPPQ comes from the coding sequence ATGGTGGAGTGGTCGGTGCGGGCCGCGTCGGATGCGGATCTGGACGCGCTGGTGGAGTTGCGGGCCGTGGTGATGCGGCCGGATCTGGAGCGGCTCGGGCGCTTCGACGAGCGGCGGGTACGGCAGCGGCTGCGGGACGGGTTCGTGGCCGCGCACACGCGGGTGATCGAGGTGGGTGGCGTGCCGGCCGGGTGCGTGGCGCTGCGGCCGGCGCCGGACGGGTACTGGCTGGAGCACTTCTACCTGGATCCGCGGGTGCAGGGCGCCGGCGTGGGCACGGCGGTGCTGCGCGCGCTGCTGGACCGGGCGGACCGCGACGGGCTGCCGGTGCGGCTGACGGTGCTGCGGGGCAGTGCGGCCCGGCGCCTGTACGAGCGGCACGGGTTCGTGTTCGAGAAGGATGACCCGCCGATCGACGAGATCATGGTCCGGCCCCCGCAGTAA
- a CDS encoding FAD-dependent oxidoreductase produces MLDEPDDGTGVRPEVLRGDLRRILLESLPAGTIRWDHKVTGVRALGGGRHELTFAHGPTVTTDLLVGADGAWSRIRPLLSNAQPRYTGITFVENYLRDADERHPAAAKAVGDGALFAVAPGKGVLAHREAGGVLHSYIALATPQEWMSGAVTAERVAAEFDGWAPELTALITDGDTAPVLRPINALPIGHRWDRVPGVTLLGDAAHLMSPFAGEGANLAMFDGSELGRAIAAHPGDVEAALTAYEQALFPRSERFAVESAANLDLMFGADAPAGLLTLLTGGERN; encoded by the coding sequence GTGCTCGACGAGCCCGACGACGGCACCGGCGTGCGACCCGAGGTCCTGCGCGGCGACCTGCGCCGGATCCTGCTCGAATCGCTGCCGGCCGGCACGATCCGGTGGGACCACAAGGTCACCGGGGTCAGGGCGCTCGGCGGCGGCCGGCATGAGCTGACCTTCGCGCACGGGCCGACGGTGACCACCGATCTGCTCGTCGGCGCGGACGGTGCCTGGTCCCGGATCCGCCCGCTGCTGTCGAACGCCCAACCGCGATACACCGGCATCACCTTCGTCGAGAACTACCTGCGCGACGCCGACGAACGGCACCCGGCCGCCGCGAAAGCGGTCGGCGACGGCGCCCTGTTTGCCGTCGCGCCGGGCAAGGGTGTGCTCGCGCACCGGGAGGCCGGCGGGGTCCTGCACTCCTACATCGCGCTGGCCACGCCGCAGGAGTGGATGTCCGGCGCTGTCACCGCCGAGCGGGTCGCCGCCGAGTTCGACGGCTGGGCGCCGGAGCTGACCGCGCTGATCACCGACGGCGACACCGCGCCCGTTCTGCGCCCGATCAACGCGTTGCCGATCGGCCACCGCTGGGACCGGGTTCCCGGCGTCACCCTCCTCGGCGACGCCGCCCACCTCATGTCCCCGTTCGCCGGCGAGGGCGCGAACCTCGCCATGTTCGACGGTTCCGAGCTCGGCAGGGCCATAGCCGCGCACCCCGGCGACGTCGAAGCCGCCCTGACCGCCTACGAGCAGGCGCTCTTTCCCCGCAGTGAGCGGTTCGCCGTCGAATCCGCCGCCAACCTCGACCTGATGTTCGGCGCCGACGCCCCCGCCGGCCTGCTCACCCTCCTCACCGGCGGCGAGCGGAACTGA
- a CDS encoding TetR/AcrR family transcriptional regulator C-terminal domain-containing protein, with protein MHAVTLAVYEAIEKHPWVADQLTRPPWRSATLQILERLGRPVAALGIAAPAQFTAASALLLLHIVGAGRQEAINSHSPETHAGRQDNLDRVAAEWGQLDAAEYAFTRTMAAQLRDHDDRTEFLAGIDLILGGVEYLGHSTAGTTPQPRAGTRVQ; from the coding sequence ATCCATGCCGTGACGCTCGCCGTCTACGAGGCGATCGAGAAGCACCCGTGGGTCGCCGACCAGTTGACCCGCCCGCCGTGGCGCTCGGCGACGCTGCAGATCCTCGAACGCCTGGGCCGGCCGGTCGCCGCGCTCGGCATCGCGGCACCCGCCCAGTTCACCGCGGCCTCGGCGCTGCTGCTGCTGCACATCGTCGGTGCCGGCCGCCAGGAGGCGATCAACTCCCACTCCCCGGAGACCCACGCCGGCCGGCAGGACAACCTCGACCGCGTCGCCGCCGAGTGGGGACAGCTCGACGCCGCGGAGTACGCGTTCACCCGGACGATGGCCGCGCAGCTTCGCGACCACGACGACCGCACCGAATTCCTCGCCGGGATCGACCTCATCCTCGGCGGCGTGGAGTACCTCGGGCACTCCACGGCCGGCACCACGCCCCAGCCGAGGGCCGGGACGCGGGTTCAGTAA